The window CTCCAATCCCCATTAAGACTGCAATGCATCGCTCAGGCGGTCTAAACGACTGCGCGCTGAGTTATCGATGACTAGGTCTCCGGCTCGAATAATAACTCCACTAAGTAGAGTCTCATCTATACTGCAATTCAGCTGAACTTTGCGCGCTAAGCGCTGTTCCAATTTGCTGCTGATCTCTGCACGTTGTTCTTCAGAAAGTTCTACCGCTGAAGTTACTTCAACGTCGATCTCTTTCTCATACTCTTTTTTGAGTATAAAGAACTCTTTACAAACATCAGGAAAAGCCATTAAGCGGCCATTCTCTGCCATCACTTTAATTAAGTTCTGACCGAATTCATCAAATTGTTCGCCACAAATTACAATGAATACTTCAGCTAATTTTTCAGCAGTCATAGAACCGCTTAATAAATTGTGAACATCATCATTTTGTGCCACTTCGGCAGCAAAAGTAAGCATTTGACCCCATTGGTCTAGCTCACCTTTATCTACCGCAAAGTCAAACGCTGCTTTAGCATAGGGGCGTGCGATTGTAGTCAAATCAGACATATACAGCCCCTTGCTTTAAAGTTTTGCAGTAATGTTGTTAAGAAGATCATCGTGTACATCTTTATCGATTGTACGTTCAAGGATTTTCTCAGCACCAGCTATAGCCAGAGTTGCGACTTGTTTGCGCAGGTCATCACGGGCACGTGTACGCTCTGCTTCAATTTCTGCTTCAGCTTGCGCTAAGATCTTCTGGCGTTCTGCCTGAGCCTCTTCGCGTGCTTCATCAATAATTTGAGCTTTACGTTTATTTGCCTGATCAATAACCTCAGTTGCAGTGCGCTTTGCTTCTTTCATTTGCTCAGAAGCGTTGGCTTGTGCCAGGTTCAAGTCTTTAGCAGCGCGTTCAGCGGCTACTAGACCGTCAGCAATTTTTTTCTGACGTTCTTCAATTGCTTGCATGATTGGTGGCCATACATATTTCATGCAGAACCAAACAAACAGTGAAAAAGCAATTGCTTGACCTAGCAGAGTTGCGTTCATATTCACAACAGCTACCCCTCGTTAAGAATCAACTACAAAAATTTAATTAACTATTTAGAAGTTAATTAGCCTGCTAGTTGACCAACAAATGGGTTAGCAAACGTGAATAGTAGTGCGATTACGATACCGATCATTGGAACAGCATCCAATAGACCAGCGATGATGAACATCTTAACTTGTAGCATTGGAGCCATTTCAGGTTGACGCGCAGCGCCTTCTAGGAATTTACCACCAAGAATAGCAAAACCAATTGCAGTACCTACGGCACAAAGACCAACAATGATAGCAACAGCGATTGCTGAAAAACTTAGTACAGTTTCCATTTACGTTCTCCGATTAACATTAATAGTTAGAATAAAGCTTAAAAATTTTTTAGTGATCACTATCTTCATGAGCCATTGATAAGTAAACGATTGTCAACATCATGAAAACAAACGCTTGAATCAAAATAACCAAGATATGGAAGATAGCCCAAGGTAGTGCACCTACCCATTGTAAGTACCACGGTAGCATTGCCGCGATAAGAATAAACACCACCTCACCCGCAAACATATTACCAAATAAACGCATACCTAGAGATAGTGGCTTCGCTAATAACGAAATTACCTCAAGTACCAAGTTAAATGGAATCATGATTGGGTGATTAAATGGATGCAGTGCCAATTCTTTAGCAAATCCGCCTAGACCTTTCACTTTGATGCTGTAGTAGATCATCAGAGCAAAAACACCTAAAGCCATTGCCATTGTTATATTAACATCAGCTGTAGGAACCACTTTCAAGTAAGGGATACCTAGCCAATGCTCTGCAGGATATGGTAAGAAATCGATAGGCACTAAGTCCATCAAGTTCATAATGATAATCCAGCAGAATATAGTCAGTGCTAGTGGGGCAATCAGAGGGTTGCGGCCATGGAAAGTTTCTTTAACGTTGTCACCAACGAATTCCACTACCATTTCAACAAAACACTGAAGCTTACCAGGTACACCTACTGTTGCTTTCTTAGCGACTGAGCGAAAAACCCAAAGGAATAACATCCCTGTCAACACCGAAAAAAACAGACTGTCTATATGTACGTTCCAGAAACTTGTCTCCTCTACAAGACCAAACTTAGCTAAAGAAAGGTTTTGTAAATGGTGTTCAATGTATCCGGATGCTGTTGGCGCAGCCATAACTCATCCTATTTTTTATTGTTAATGAAAAGCACTGGCGCAAAGATATTAATACCTAGAACCAGTAAATAGGTCAGTTTGAGGGGAATTAATTCCACCTGCATATACATGTAGACGATAGAGAATAGTAGAACTGTGATTAAGATTTTTAGCGCTTCACCTGCATAGAACGACGCCGCAACTAACTTAGTTGCGCGAGCTCCACAAAATAGAAAAGCACACACACAAAAAACTACATTCGCGATGACAAAAATACCGCCACCGATTAATGCAGCAAAACCCCAATCAGGATTAACAGCTAAACCTAACCCTATCGCCACTAATATAACCGCGCTAAGCTCGATCAATAACATTTGCTTTGCAAGCACTCGTCCTGGTCTTGCTAACGCCGCTACCATGTATTCGTTCCTCTTTTAAGCCTACTTTGATACTCGCTTAAAAGCGTGCTGATAAATTGGCGAAAATTATACGTTCAGCCAAATTGATTGCAATAAGAATGCAGCAATCATTTACATTTTTGTATACAAAACGACAACTTTTGTACGAAATCACTTGTTCATTACATAATTGACCTAAATCAATTATCTCACTTAGTACTCTAATTTAGCAATAAGTTGATCTAATTTGTGAGGCTCATCAAGAGTAATTGTCACTTTTGACTTCCCACTAACAGAACGAGTAACTGAAACGTTTGCTTGCAATTTTTCCGTGAGTCTTCGTGAGAGTTCGATAGCTTCAGTGTCTTCTTGCTTTGATTCTGATTCAACGTCTGGCTTTAAGCACTTTTTAACAAGCTGCTCAGTTTGACGCACGGTCATTTTTTTGGTTGCCGCAGTGTTTGCTGCCTCAACCTGGGTATCGCCTTCGAGCGCAAGCAATGCTCTAGCATGCCCCATTTCCAGGAGTTTGTTGGAAACTAAACCTTTTACTTCATTTTCGAGCTGATTTAGACGTAATAAGTTACTAACCGTTGCTCTCGATTTACCGATCACTTCAGCAACTTGTTGATGTGTCAGCGCAAATTCGTTCTGCAAGCGCTCTAACGCTTGTGCTTCTTCGATAGCATTCAAGTCTTCACGCTGAATGTTCTCGATCAATGCCATCGCAATCGCGGCCTTGTCTTCGACTCTCTTAATTAGACATGGCACTTGCTTAAGGCCTGCTTGACGAGCGGCTCTCCAACGACGTTCGCCAGCAATAATCTCAAACTGGTCGAGTGCCAAGGGCCGTACAACGATTGGTTGAATAATACCTTGAGATTGGATTGATGCTGCCAGCTCTTCTAGCGCTTCCGGCGCAATATCCTTACGCGGTTGATATACACCAGGTTTTAAGCAACCAACAGCCAATTCGACAAGCTCACCATCAGCCGACAACGCCTGACTATAAGAAGCAACTTGCTGCTTTTCACGAGCTAATGAGCTAGTTGCAAGCAATGCATCTAGCCCCTTTCCTAAACCACGCTTAGACATTGAGCGAATTCCTTTGGTTGGACCTATACTGGGACTTCTTCACGACGTAACATTTCCCCAGCAAGAGCAAGATATGCCTTAGCTCCTGCAGAATATTTGTCGTAGTACATTGCTGGCTTGCCATGACTCGGCGCTTCTGCCAGACGCACATTTCTAGGGATCACTGTTCGATAGACTTTACTACCGAAGTGCTTTTTGAGTTGATCAGATACTTCGTTCGATAAGCGGTTACGAGGATCGTACATAGTACGCAGAAGACCTTCAATCTTCAGATTCTCATTTACCACCGCAGCGAGCTTACTGATGGTATCCATCAACGCTGTCAAACCTTCCAGAGCAAAGTATTCACATTGCATAGGAACCAATACGGAATCGGCCGCAGCCATCGCATTAATTGTAAGAAGATTTAATGATGGTGGGCAATCGATAAAGATGAAATCATAGTTATTACGAATGGGTGCCAACGCGTTCTTTAGGCGAACCTCACGAGCAAACACTTCCATCAATTTGATTTCTGCCGCTGTTACATCACCATTTGCGGCGATGAGGTCGTAGTTGCCAGATGTACTGCGGCAAACTACCTCATCAAATGGGGTATCTTCAACCAGCAAATCGTAAGCAGTTGCTTCAACCTGATACTTGTCAACACCGCTCGCCATCGTGGCATTACCTTGAGGATCGAGGTCAACAACCAAGATCTTGCGTTTTGTTGCCGCCATTGATGCTGCCAAGTTAATGCAAGTTGTTGTTTTTCCTACACCGCCCTTCTGGTTGGCGATTGCTACGATTTTACCCACTATGGCCTCGCTGATTATCCCTGACGCGATAAAGTAACTAGATGACGCTCTCCATCAAGCTCTGGCACTTGCAAAGCTTTAATGTCTGTCACTGAACACCATTCAGGTAACAGGTCGATTTCGTCTCTAGGATGTTGTCCCTTAAGAGCCAAAAATACACCGGATTGCTCTTTAGGTAAATGATGACACCACTCTACCATGTCTGTCATTGATGCAAATGCGCGACTGAGCACGGCATCAAACTTTTCTTCTGGTTGAAATTCTTCAACGCGACTTTGAATCGGCACCACGTTGTCGATACCCAGCTCATGAATCACTTGTTTAATAAAACGAATACGCTTACCTAAGCTGTCTAGCAAGTAAAACTCGCAGTCAGGATTCATGATTGAGAGCGGAATCCCAGGAAGGCCTGGGCCTGTGCCTACGTCAATAAAGCGCTTGCCTTGTAAGTGAGTGCTAACAATGATGCTATCTAAGATATGTTTCACCATCATTTCTTGCGGGTCACGAACAGACGTTAAATTATAGGCCTTGTTCCACTTGTTTAGTAACTCAACATAGCCAACCAATTGGCTGCGTTGCTTTTCAGATACTTCAAGTTCAGTCTGGCCAATCAGGTGATCCAGTTTTTCGCGTAATGCGCTCATTATGCTTCCTCACCTTTTTTCAACAGGCCGTGTTTTTTCAAGTAAACCAACAGAATTGAAATTGCAGCAGGTGTGATACCTGAGATTCGCGATGCAATACCAATTGAGTCTGGTTTAGCGGTAGTTAGTTTTAGAACCACTTCGTTAGAAAGCCCTTTTACCTTACTATAATCAATATCAGCCGGCAGTTTAGTGTTTTCATGACGCAGTGATTTTTCAATTTCGTCTTGTTGGCGCTGGATATAACCATCGTATTTCACTTGGATCTCAACTTGCTCAGACGCTTGTTGATCTTCCAGTGCTGGAGCAAAACGATCCAACGACGTTAGCTGTGAATAAGTCATTTCAGGACGGCGAAGAAGATCTTCACCACTCGCTTCACGAGACATTGGTGTTTTCAGGATCTGGTTCAATTGATCAATATCTTCAGATTTTGGATTAATCCATGTTTCTTTAAGACGTTGACGCTCTTTCTCCATGTTTTCCATCTTTTCGTTGAATCGCGTCCAACGAGCATCGTCGACCAAGCCAA is drawn from Vibrio sp. SNU_ST1 and contains these coding sequences:
- the atpH gene encoding F0F1 ATP synthase subunit delta encodes the protein MSDLTTIARPYAKAAFDFAVDKGELDQWGQMLTFAAEVAQNDDVHNLLSGSMTAEKLAEVFIVICGEQFDEFGQNLIKVMAENGRLMAFPDVCKEFFILKKEYEKEIDVEVTSAVELSEEQRAEISSKLEQRLARKVQLNCSIDETLLSGVIIRAGDLVIDNSARSRLDRLSDALQS
- the atpF gene encoding F0F1 ATP synthase subunit B; this translates as MNMNATLLGQAIAFSLFVWFCMKYVWPPIMQAIEERQKKIADGLVAAERAAKDLNLAQANASEQMKEAKRTATEVIDQANKRKAQIIDEAREEAQAERQKILAQAEAEIEAERTRARDDLRKQVATLAIAGAEKILERTIDKDVHDDLLNNITAKL
- the atpE gene encoding F0F1 ATP synthase subunit C, giving the protein METVLSFSAIAVAIIVGLCAVGTAIGFAILGGKFLEGAARQPEMAPMLQVKMFIIAGLLDAVPMIGIVIALLFTFANPFVGQLAG
- the atpB gene encoding F0F1 ATP synthase subunit A: MAAPTASGYIEHHLQNLSLAKFGLVEETSFWNVHIDSLFFSVLTGMLFLWVFRSVAKKATVGVPGKLQCFVEMVVEFVGDNVKETFHGRNPLIAPLALTIFCWIIIMNLMDLVPIDFLPYPAEHWLGIPYLKVVPTADVNITMAMALGVFALMIYYSIKVKGLGGFAKELALHPFNHPIMIPFNLVLEVISLLAKPLSLGMRLFGNMFAGEVVFILIAAMLPWYLQWVGALPWAIFHILVILIQAFVFMMLTIVYLSMAHEDSDH
- a CDS encoding F0F1 ATP synthase subunit I: MVAALARPGRVLAKQMLLIELSAVILVAIGLGLAVNPDWGFAALIGGGIFVIANVVFCVCAFLFCGARATKLVAASFYAGEALKILITVLLFSIVYMYMQVELIPLKLTYLLVLGINIFAPVLFINNKK
- a CDS encoding ParB/RepB/Spo0J family partition protein, which translates into the protein MSKRGLGKGLDALLATSSLAREKQQVASYSQALSADGELVELAVGCLKPGVYQPRKDIAPEALEELAASIQSQGIIQPIVVRPLALDQFEIIAGERRWRAARQAGLKQVPCLIKRVEDKAAIAMALIENIQREDLNAIEEAQALERLQNEFALTHQQVAEVIGKSRATVSNLLRLNQLENEVKGLVSNKLLEMGHARALLALEGDTQVEAANTAATKKMTVRQTEQLVKKCLKPDVESESKQEDTEAIELSRRLTEKLQANVSVTRSVSGKSKVTITLDEPHKLDQLIAKLEY
- a CDS encoding ParA family protein; amino-acid sequence: MGKIVAIANQKGGVGKTTTCINLAASMAATKRKILVVDLDPQGNATMASGVDKYQVEATAYDLLVEDTPFDEVVCRSTSGNYDLIAANGDVTAAEIKLMEVFAREVRLKNALAPIRNNYDFIFIDCPPSLNLLTINAMAAADSVLVPMQCEYFALEGLTALMDTISKLAAVVNENLKIEGLLRTMYDPRNRLSNEVSDQLKKHFGSKVYRTVIPRNVRLAEAPSHGKPAMYYDKYSAGAKAYLALAGEMLRREEVPV
- the rsmG gene encoding 16S rRNA (guanine(527)-N(7))-methyltransferase RsmG: MSALREKLDHLIGQTELEVSEKQRSQLVGYVELLNKWNKAYNLTSVRDPQEMMVKHILDSIIVSTHLQGKRFIDVGTGPGLPGIPLSIMNPDCEFYLLDSLGKRIRFIKQVIHELGIDNVVPIQSRVEEFQPEEKFDAVLSRAFASMTDMVEWCHHLPKEQSGVFLALKGQHPRDEIDLLPEWCSVTDIKALQVPELDGERHLVTLSRQG